A section of the Prochlorococcus marinus XMU1402 genome encodes:
- a CDS encoding M16 family metallopeptidase, which yields MIKRYFLNNKKRNFSIASIWIKGGSDMDVINKKGINKILSSLLTRGCDGFDNFELSEYIESYGAELNQEVFEDGISISIKSLNEHFSKLLPLLDLIINKPTLSEIEFQKVKNSTINLIKKDRENPFNICFEKWKKIVYSNHPYAFNTIGNANDVAKITYNDILCEFKNFNEREKYIISNNLEINGETLDKSDQTIQLEKSGAISNHSESLNRFDYISNDSNQTIIIIGNQTCSCKSIEYLPLKVFESHLSYGMSAALFKLFREKNGITYDLGVFNPVRNGNAPFLVYLSVSNKNAILAFELLSSLWKNLLLNKLMDSEILLAKEKLKGSFLLGNQSLDEILQREIQLISYGIQPISKIDFNSKIDEISALDIFNLINKYFSKPYLSISGNKKNISEIKKRWQKYF from the coding sequence ATGATTAAAAGATATTTTTTAAATAATAAAAAAAGAAATTTTTCAATTGCTTCAATATGGATTAAAGGTGGCAGCGATATGGATGTTATTAATAAAAAAGGTATTAACAAGATTCTTTCTTCATTACTTACTCGAGGATGTGATGGTTTTGATAATTTTGAGCTATCAGAATATATTGAATCCTATGGTGCAGAGTTAAATCAGGAAGTATTTGAAGATGGTATCTCTATAAGCATCAAATCCCTAAATGAACATTTCAGCAAATTACTCCCTTTATTGGACTTAATAATTAATAAGCCAACTTTATCTGAAATTGAATTTCAAAAAGTGAAAAATTCCACTATTAATTTGATTAAAAAAGATAGAGAAAATCCATTCAATATATGTTTCGAGAAATGGAAAAAAATTGTTTATTCAAATCATCCTTATGCTTTTAATACAATTGGTAATGCAAATGATGTCGCAAAAATAACCTACAACGATATTTTATGTGAGTTTAAAAATTTTAATGAAAGAGAAAAGTATATAATTTCGAACAACTTAGAAATAAACGGAGAAACTTTGGACAAATCAGATCAAACTATTCAATTAGAAAAGTCAGGGGCTATAAGTAATCATTCAGAGTCTCTAAATAGATTTGATTACATAAGCAATGATTCAAACCAAACAATAATAATTATAGGAAATCAAACCTGCTCTTGTAAAAGTATAGAATACTTGCCACTTAAGGTTTTTGAGTCACATTTATCCTATGGAATGAGCGCTGCTTTATTTAAACTTTTCAGAGAAAAAAATGGCATCACTTACGATCTAGGAGTTTTTAATCCTGTCAGAAATGGGAATGCTCCTTTTTTAGTTTATTTATCAGTATCAAATAAAAATGCAATTTTGGCTTTTGAACTTTTATCGTCGTTATGGAAAAATTTACTTTTAAACAAGCTAATGGATTCTGAAATTCTTTTAGCTAAAGAAAAATTAAAGGGTTCTTTCCTTTTAGGCAATCAATCTTTAGATGAAATCTTACAACGAGAGATTCAATTGATTAGCTATGGAATACAACCTATTTCGAAAATTGATTTTAATTCTAAGATAGATGAAATATCTGCATTAGATATTTTTAATTTGATAAATAAGTATTTTTCAAAACCTTATTTGAGTATTTCTGGAAATAAAAAAAATATTTCTGAAATTAAAAAAAGATGGCAGAAATACTTTTAA
- the rpsB gene encoding 30S ribosomal protein S2, which translates to MAVVSLSEMMEAGAHFGHQTRRWNPKMSKYIYCARNGVHIIDLVKTALCMNNAYKWTRNAAKSGKRFLFVGTKKQASDVVAQEATRCGAAYVNQRWLGGMLTNWTTMKARIERLKDLERMESSGSIAMRPKKEAAVLRRELERLQKYLGGLKGMRRLPDVVVLVDQRRESNAVLEARKLDISLVSMLDTNCDPDLCEVPIPCNDDAVRSVQLILGRLADAINEGRKGSNAERKN; encoded by the coding sequence ATGGCTGTTGTATCACTATCAGAAATGATGGAAGCTGGTGCTCATTTCGGGCATCAAACTAGACGTTGGAATCCCAAGATGTCTAAATATATATATTGCGCGAGAAATGGTGTTCATATTATTGATCTTGTAAAAACAGCATTGTGTATGAACAATGCATATAAGTGGACGAGAAACGCTGCAAAAAGCGGTAAACGTTTCCTATTTGTCGGTACAAAAAAACAAGCATCAGATGTAGTCGCTCAGGAGGCTACACGCTGTGGAGCTGCATATGTAAATCAAAGATGGCTTGGAGGGATGTTGACTAATTGGACAACAATGAAAGCTAGGATTGAGAGATTAAAGGATCTAGAAAGAATGGAAAGTAGTGGTTCAATAGCAATGAGACCTAAAAAAGAAGCTGCAGTATTAAGGAGAGAACTTGAAAGATTACAAAAATACTTAGGTGGACTTAAGGGTATGAGAAGATTACCAGATGTAGTTGTATTGGTTGATCAGAGAAGAGAATCTAATGCAGTATTAGAAGCTAGAAAATTAGATATCTCATTAGTATCAATGTTGGATACAAATTGCGATCCGGATTTGTGTGAAGTTCCAATTCCTTGTAACGATGATGCCGTTAGATCTGTGCAACTTATTTTAGGAAGACTTGCAGATGCCATAAATGAGGGTAGAAAGGGCTCTAATGCCGAAAGAAAAAATTAA
- a CDS encoding NAD(P)H dehydrogenase assembly family protein: MKFVIKDKVKLIAPVSFLKTSDNMPMLRPPDLVAIDEVGEILSIKSPETVEVMFRRGSFLIDIDKIEKV; encoded by the coding sequence ATGAAATTTGTGATCAAAGATAAGGTTAAGTTGATTGCCCCAGTCTCTTTCCTAAAGACTTCTGATAATATGCCAATGCTAAGACCTCCTGATCTAGTCGCAATTGATGAAGTTGGGGAAATCTTATCAATAAAATCTCCTGAAACTGTTGAAGTAATGTTTAGAAGAGGTTCCTTTTTAATAGATATTGATAAGATTGAAAAAGTTTAA
- a CDS encoding M16 family metallopeptidase, giving the protein MNVGEVNYYIHSSKTRCVFVDNKDLPLISIDIWCKAGSSFEEVDKNGTAHFLEHMIFKGTNKLMPGEFDHKIESLGGLSNASTGYDDVHYHVLIPPINFKESLALLTNIVVSPNFNTDEFKKEKGVVIDEIKQQNDQPEEKLFNYFLKRVWQGSSYGNSILGTEQSINRLDINDLRKFHLKHYNCENICVAIAGNLSGDIYNIFEKSDLSGINKNPTLKDTNSINLENNPPLKIRNGREEIKFKNLEFSRIFMTWFIPNLRDQKNIIGLEILASILSVGRNSRLVKILKEKNNLVESVYVDVNPGELGGLFILEASCESKDTYLVEDKINKTIDEITLDNILTLEEIRKAVNIVKSNYLFNLETSTQLSSFFGNELLWGRESSINKLESYLKYWNDLSNFKEITNIIRGDKFTLIAQPSK; this is encoded by the coding sequence ATGAATGTAGGAGAAGTTAACTACTATATCCATTCAAGCAAAACTAGATGTGTATTTGTGGATAATAAAGATTTGCCACTTATAAGCATTGATATTTGGTGCAAAGCAGGTTCTTCCTTTGAGGAAGTTGATAAAAATGGCACTGCTCATTTTCTAGAACATATGATTTTTAAGGGCACTAACAAACTTATGCCAGGTGAATTTGATCATAAAATTGAATCACTAGGAGGATTAAGTAATGCCTCAACAGGTTATGACGATGTTCATTACCATGTGCTTATTCCACCAATTAACTTTAAAGAATCGTTAGCGCTTTTGACAAATATTGTTGTTTCTCCAAATTTTAATACCGATGAATTTAAAAAAGAAAAAGGGGTAGTAATTGATGAAATAAAACAACAAAATGATCAGCCGGAAGAAAAATTATTTAATTACTTTTTAAAAAGGGTTTGGCAAGGTTCTAGTTATGGCAACTCGATACTAGGTACTGAACAAAGTATTAATAGATTAGATATTAATGATCTAAGGAAATTTCATCTCAAACACTATAATTGCGAAAATATTTGTGTGGCAATTGCGGGCAATCTTTCAGGAGATATTTATAATATTTTTGAAAAAAGTGATCTTTCTGGAATAAATAAAAATCCAACCCTTAAGGATACAAATTCAATCAATTTAGAAAATAACCCTCCCCTTAAAATTAGGAATGGTAGAGAGGAAATTAAATTTAAAAATTTGGAATTTTCAAGAATATTTATGACATGGTTTATCCCAAATCTAAGAGACCAAAAAAATATTATTGGACTAGAAATCCTTGCATCAATACTCTCTGTGGGAAGAAACAGCAGATTAGTTAAAATTTTAAAAGAAAAAAATAATCTTGTTGAATCTGTATATGTTGATGTAAATCCTGGTGAACTTGGCGGGTTATTCATCTTAGAAGCAAGTTGTGAAAGTAAAGATACTTATTTAGTAGAAGACAAAATTAATAAAACAATTGATGAAATCACATTAGACAATATTTTAACTTTGGAGGAAATAAGAAAAGCAGTAAATATTGTAAAAAGCAATTATCTTTTTAATTTAGAAACATCCACACAACTTTCTTCATTCTTTGGGAATGAACTTCTTTGGGGGAGAGAATCATCAATCAACAAGTTAGAAAGCTATTTAAAATATTGGAATGATTTAAGTAATTTCAAAGAAATTACCAACATTATCCGCGGAGATAAATTCACCCTAATTGCACAACCTAGTAAATGA
- a CDS encoding DevA family ABC transporter ATP-binding protein, with protein sequence MVKANKSKNNVKNLKTVSINNLSHFYGKNENKKQVLNDVNLNIDKGELVLLKGPSGCGKTTLLTLIGALRTCQSGDLTVLNNQLNGASRKTRQILRRSIGMIFQGHNLLRCLTAEQNVQMGADLIKGLTYLQRREIARDWLSAVGLEEHHKKLPNDLSGGQKQRVAIARALSANPKLLLADEPTSALDSVTGREIVTLLRKLAKDQNCSVLMVTHDPRISDMADRILNMEDGKIYSAHSELI encoded by the coding sequence ATGGTTAAAGCTAATAAATCAAAAAATAATGTTAAAAACCTTAAAACAGTCTCAATAAATAATTTGAGTCACTTTTATGGAAAAAATGAGAATAAAAAACAAGTTCTTAATGACGTTAATTTAAATATTGATAAAGGAGAGTTAGTCCTTTTGAAAGGACCTTCTGGATGTGGTAAAACGACTCTTTTAACATTAATTGGTGCCTTGAGAACCTGTCAAAGTGGAGATTTAACTGTCCTAAATAATCAGTTAAATGGAGCATCAAGGAAAACACGTCAGATTCTTAGAAGAAGTATTGGAATGATTTTTCAAGGTCACAATCTTCTGAGATGTTTAACAGCAGAACAAAATGTCCAGATGGGCGCAGATTTAATAAAAGGTTTAACATATTTGCAAAGGCGTGAAATAGCACGGGATTGGTTGTCAGCAGTAGGATTAGAAGAACATCATAAAAAGTTACCAAATGACTTATCTGGTGGGCAGAAACAAAGAGTAGCAATTGCTAGAGCTTTATCTGCTAACCCAAAACTTTTATTAGCTGATGAGCCCACTTCTGCTTTAGACAGCGTCACAGGAAGAGAAATAGTAACGCTTTTAAGGAAACTAGCAAAAGACCAAAATTGTTCTGTCCTTATGGTGACGCATGATCCAAGAATTTCTGATATGGCTGATAGGATATTAAATATGGAAGATGGTAAAATATATAGTGCTCATAGTGAGCTAATATAA
- a CDS encoding glycosyltransferase family 2 protein, protein MNVSIVIPTYNRLPILEKCLFALENQNLNTNISNYEVIVVDDGSTDGTTSWINKNKANLPHVILFEQEHGGPALGRNLGVIKSKYEILIFIDSDLIVLDNFINCHVEKLLASWRKNDKKCFTYGSVVNTSNFLNPQSEKHKIMDTSFAYFATGNVAISKELILSVGLFDTSFSLYGWEDLELGERLKKIGTKLIKCPNAVGFHWHPPFNCEQIDSLITQEKERAKMALVFYKKHPNLRVRFMIQLTPLHYLLWQILCLGGLISVDRILPLLRFLVNIRRNRLALEILRIPLNMIYIKQLTKTR, encoded by the coding sequence ATGAATGTAAGTATTGTTATACCGACTTACAATAGGTTGCCTATATTAGAGAAATGTCTATTTGCGCTTGAGAATCAAAATTTAAATACAAATATCAGTAATTATGAAGTAATAGTAGTTGATGATGGATCAACTGATGGAACAACCTCATGGATAAATAAAAACAAAGCTAATCTTCCGCACGTTATTCTTTTTGAGCAAGAACATGGAGGGCCTGCACTTGGAAGAAATCTTGGAGTAATTAAATCAAAATATGAAATTCTTATATTCATTGATAGTGATCTTATTGTTTTAGACAATTTTATAAATTGCCACGTAGAAAAATTACTTGCCTCTTGGAGAAAAAATGATAAAAAATGTTTTACCTATGGATCGGTAGTCAATACATCTAATTTTCTAAATCCCCAGAGTGAAAAACATAAAATAATGGACACTTCTTTTGCATACTTTGCTACTGGTAATGTAGCGATATCAAAAGAATTGATTTTAAGTGTGGGGTTATTTGATACTTCATTTAGTCTTTACGGTTGGGAGGATTTAGAACTTGGAGAAAGATTAAAAAAAATTGGGACAAAATTAATTAAATGCCCTAATGCAGTAGGTTTTCATTGGCATCCGCCATTTAATTGCGAACAAATAGATTCATTAATAACTCAAGAAAAAGAGAGAGCAAAAATGGCTTTAGTGTTTTATAAGAAACACCCAAATTTAAGGGTTAGATTTATGATTCAATTAACTCCTCTACATTATTTACTCTGGCAAATTCTTTGCTTGGGAGGACTAATCAGTGTTGATAGAATCCTTCCTTTATTAAGATTCCTAGTAAATATAAGAAGAAATAGACTTGCACTTGAGATATTAAGGATCCCACTAAATATGATTTACATTAAACAGTTAACCAAAACAAGATAA
- the tsf gene encoding translation elongation factor Ts, with translation MGNITAKLVKDLRDKTGAGMMDCKKALNETEGNLDKALEWLRKKGIASAEKKSGRVAAEGSIGSYIHTGSRVGVLLELNCETDFVARGDIFQSLLKDVSMQVAACPNVEYVSIDEIPEDVVEKEKQIEMGRDDLSGKPEQIKEKIVEGRITKRLNELVLLSQPYIKDSSLTVEDLVKQAAAKIGENIKVRRFTRYTLGEGIEKNQMDFAEEVASMQKN, from the coding sequence ATGGGAAACATTACAGCAAAACTTGTAAAAGATCTTAGAGACAAAACTGGCGCAGGAATGATGGACTGCAAAAAAGCACTTAACGAAACTGAAGGAAATCTAGATAAAGCTTTGGAATGGTTAAGAAAGAAAGGCATAGCTAGTGCCGAAAAGAAATCAGGAAGAGTAGCGGCCGAAGGGTCGATTGGTAGTTATATTCATACTGGATCAAGAGTCGGAGTTTTACTAGAGTTGAATTGTGAAACTGATTTCGTTGCTAGAGGTGATATATTCCAATCTCTGTTGAAGGATGTCTCAATGCAAGTAGCAGCATGCCCAAATGTTGAGTATGTATCAATTGATGAAATACCAGAAGATGTTGTTGAGAAAGAAAAGCAGATTGAAATGGGTAGGGATGATTTATCTGGAAAACCAGAACAAATTAAAGAAAAAATAGTTGAAGGGAGAATAACAAAAAGACTTAATGAGCTTGTTTTGCTTTCACAACCCTACATTAAAGATAGTTCTCTAACAGTTGAGGATCTTGTTAAACAGGCAGCTGCAAAAATTGGGGAAAATATCAAAGTAAGACGCTTTACAAGATATACATTAGGTGAAGGTATCGAAAAAAATCA
- the ftsH gene encoding ATP-dependent zinc metalloprotease FtsH, with the protein MNPKIKTLILWALPIVLVIGLSYQFLSSSNVDSLKSNGTTVAPRNSAVARVSYGRFLDYINSGRVTSVDIYDGGRNAVVETIDSDLDNKVQRLRVDLPGLTPELINNLKNEGISFDVHPVKTAPAGLGILGNLLFPAILIGGLILLARRSSGMPGGPGQAMQFGKTKARFAMEAETGVVFDDVAGVNEAKQDLQEVVTFLKKPEKFTSVGARIPKGVLLVGPPGTGKTLLAKAIAGEAGVPFFSLSGSEFVEMFVGVGASRVRDLFKRAKENSPCLIFIDEIDAVGRQRGAGIGGGNDEREQTLNQLLTEMDGFEGNSGIIIIAATNRPDVLDSALMRPGRFDRQVTVDAPDIKGRLSILEVHARNKKLQEDLTLESIARRTPGFTGADLANLLNEAAILTARRRKDSISISEIDDSVDRIVAGMEGSPLTDGRSKRLIAYHEVGHALIGSLVKAHDPVQKVTVIPRGQAKGLTWFTPDDEQTLVSRAQLKARIMGALGGRAAEDVVFGEGEITTGAGGDFQQVASMARQMVTRFGMSNLGPIALETGNQEVFVGRDLMTRSEVSDSISKQIDESVRVMVKECYKETYSIVSKNREAMDKIVDLLIEKETLDGDEFVSILSQFTDIPKKERTPQLLN; encoded by the coding sequence ATGAATCCAAAAATCAAAACATTAATTTTATGGGCATTACCTATAGTTTTAGTAATAGGGCTTTCTTACCAATTCTTATCATCTAGTAATGTTGATTCACTTAAATCAAATGGAACAACCGTTGCTCCTAGAAATTCTGCGGTAGCTAGAGTTAGTTATGGAAGATTTTTAGATTACATTAACTCAGGAAGGGTAACATCAGTCGATATTTATGATGGCGGTAGAAATGCAGTAGTAGAGACAATAGATTCAGACTTAGACAATAAAGTTCAAAGATTAAGAGTTGATCTCCCAGGCCTTACTCCTGAACTGATAAATAATTTAAAAAATGAGGGAATCAGTTTTGATGTACATCCTGTTAAGACTGCACCAGCTGGATTAGGAATTTTGGGTAATTTACTTTTCCCAGCCATTTTAATAGGCGGTTTAATTTTATTAGCTAGAAGATCAAGTGGCATGCCAGGAGGTCCTGGGCAAGCCATGCAGTTTGGAAAGACAAAGGCAAGATTTGCAATGGAAGCAGAAACGGGAGTAGTTTTTGATGATGTAGCAGGAGTTAACGAAGCTAAACAGGATTTGCAGGAAGTTGTTACTTTTTTAAAAAAGCCAGAAAAATTTACTTCTGTCGGGGCAAGAATTCCTAAGGGAGTCCTATTAGTTGGCCCCCCAGGTACTGGTAAAACACTTTTAGCTAAAGCGATAGCAGGTGAAGCAGGTGTTCCATTTTTTTCTTTATCAGGCTCTGAATTTGTTGAGATGTTTGTTGGTGTTGGTGCAAGTAGAGTAAGAGACCTTTTTAAGAGAGCCAAAGAAAATAGTCCTTGTTTAATATTTATTGACGAAATTGATGCTGTTGGAAGACAAAGAGGCGCAGGTATTGGAGGAGGTAATGATGAGAGGGAACAGACTCTAAACCAATTACTCACCGAAATGGATGGATTCGAAGGTAACAGCGGTATCATTATAATTGCAGCGACAAACAGACCTGATGTTTTAGATTCAGCTTTAATGAGACCTGGTAGATTCGACAGGCAAGTAACGGTAGATGCTCCAGATATTAAAGGTAGATTATCTATACTTGAAGTTCATGCAAGAAATAAAAAGCTCCAAGAAGATCTAACACTCGAAAGTATCGCAAGAAGAACTCCTGGATTTACCGGAGCAGATTTAGCAAATTTACTAAATGAAGCAGCGATCCTAACTGCAAGGAGAAGAAAAGACTCGATTAGTATTTCTGAAATTGATGATTCTGTTGATAGGATTGTAGCCGGAATGGAGGGATCACCATTAACAGATGGGAGAAGTAAAAGATTAATTGCGTACCATGAAGTTGGTCATGCTCTTATCGGTTCACTAGTTAAAGCTCATGATCCTGTTCAAAAAGTAACTGTCATCCCTAGAGGTCAAGCTAAAGGTTTAACTTGGTTTACTCCAGACGATGAGCAAACCCTAGTTAGTAGAGCACAACTAAAAGCCAGAATAATGGGTGCATTAGGAGGAAGAGCAGCTGAGGATGTTGTTTTTGGAGAAGGCGAAATTACAACAGGTGCCGGTGGTGATTTTCAACAAGTTGCTTCAATGGCACGTCAAATGGTTACTAGATTTGGAATGAGCAATTTAGGGCCTATAGCTTTAGAAACAGGAAATCAAGAAGTTTTTGTTGGTAGAGATTTAATGACTAGAAGTGAAGTTTCTGATTCTATATCAAAACAAATCGATGAAAGTGTAAGAGTGATGGTAAAGGAATGTTATAAAGAAACTTATTCTATAGTCAGCAAAAATAGAGAGGCAATGGATAAAATTGTCGATTTATTAATAGAAAAAGAGACATTAGATGGTGATGAATTTGTGAGCATACTTTCTCAATTCACTGACATCCCTAAAAAAGAGAGAACTCCACAACTTTTAAACTAA
- a CDS encoding phycocyanobilin:ferredoxin oxidoreductase codes for MLSESLTKTKLTDPLILDLLQNIREHRSMLDNLQTLKVDPNLNNIVSNEIGRELIIENEFHKAKGFRKLHIEVAEFSKNLKILHCVFFPDPKFDIPIFGMDLVKINDVVSAAIVDLSPASKNQGLKYEELLNEVDKSSFTSLREIPNWGEIFSKNVFFASLKSKSEKNDFCRVVDQYLSILIKLSKKATPEFKEEIIKERVDYQKNYCVQQMKNEKTSMVLLKYFDEKWVNNYIKKVLFDF; via the coding sequence TTGTTGTCTGAATCTTTAACTAAAACTAAATTAACGGACCCTCTTATTTTGGACTTATTACAAAATATTAGAGAGCATAGGTCAATGCTTGATAACCTTCAGACTTTAAAGGTAGATCCAAATCTTAATAATATAGTATCGAACGAAATTGGTAGGGAGCTGATTATTGAAAACGAATTTCATAAAGCAAAAGGTTTTAGAAAATTACATATAGAAGTAGCGGAATTTTCTAAAAATCTTAAAATTTTACACTGCGTTTTTTTCCCTGATCCTAAATTTGATATCCCAATTTTCGGAATGGATTTAGTAAAAATAAATGATGTTGTGTCTGCTGCAATTGTTGATTTATCTCCTGCATCTAAAAATCAAGGTTTGAAATATGAAGAACTTCTCAATGAAGTTGATAAAAGCTCCTTCACATCATTAAGAGAAATCCCTAACTGGGGGGAGATTTTTTCTAAGAATGTATTTTTTGCATCTCTAAAAAGTAAATCTGAAAAAAATGATTTTTGCAGAGTTGTTGATCAATACCTTTCTATTTTGATCAAATTAAGTAAGAAAGCCACACCTGAATTTAAAGAAGAAATTATTAAAGAGAGAGTAGATTACCAAAAGAATTATTGTGTGCAACAAATGAAAAATGAGAAGACTAGTATGGTTCTTTTAAAATATTTTGATGAAAAATGGGTCAATAACTATATCAAAAAAGTACTCTTCGATTTTTAA
- a CDS encoding HlyD family efflux transporter periplasmic adaptor subunit: MKLKIFKNLIVYLLLFVPLSIGLIACSSSSNSKSKSKLKEEINADFIPTVTAVAALGRLSPSGEIRQLAAPISQFGSSPRIVEILVNEGDFVNKDDILAIFENREKLISDLQRNEELINTINDEIALKKDQIQRYELALSKDAYSFVQFSQRKDELLKLQKQKINLVGDQKNIKIDLFNSKLRSPIDGFILGINTRVGERPMNEGILDIGSSQKMEAIIEVYESDIDRVFISQNVQLSSENGGFQKNLKGKVIRISPQVKQRKVFSTDPTGDADSRIIEVLVKLDQDSIDTVQNYAGMKVIAKFIP, encoded by the coding sequence ATGAAATTAAAAATATTCAAAAATTTAATTGTTTATCTATTATTGTTTGTACCTTTATCTATTGGACTTATTGCCTGTTCTAGTTCTAGCAATAGTAAATCTAAATCCAAATTAAAAGAGGAAATTAATGCAGATTTCATTCCAACTGTAACAGCTGTTGCCGCGCTGGGGAGACTTTCGCCTTCTGGAGAGATTAGGCAACTAGCAGCTCCGATAAGTCAATTTGGCTCGTCTCCTCGAATAGTTGAAATTTTAGTAAATGAGGGAGATTTCGTAAATAAAGATGATATTTTGGCAATTTTTGAAAATAGAGAAAAGTTGATTTCTGATCTACAAAGGAATGAAGAACTTATTAATACAATTAACGATGAAATTGCCCTAAAGAAAGATCAAATTCAAAGGTATGAACTGGCTTTGAGCAAAGATGCATATTCATTTGTACAGTTTTCGCAAAGAAAAGATGAATTATTAAAGTTGCAAAAACAAAAAATAAACCTTGTAGGGGATCAAAAAAATATCAAGATAGATCTTTTTAATTCAAAATTAAGGAGCCCAATTGATGGTTTTATACTTGGGATAAATACGAGAGTAGGTGAGAGGCCAATGAATGAAGGGATACTAGATATTGGTTCCAGTCAAAAGATGGAAGCTATAATAGAGGTTTATGAATCTGATATCGATAGAGTCTTCATCTCTCAGAATGTCCAATTGAGCAGTGAGAATGGAGGTTTTCAAAAAAATCTCAAAGGGAAGGTAATTAGGATAAGTCCTCAGGTTAAACAAAGAAAAGTTTTTTCTACTGATCCAACGGGTGATGCTGATTCACGCATTATCGAGGTTCTGGTGAAGCTAGATCAAGACTCTATAGATACTGTACAAAATTATGCAGGAATGAAAGTGATTGCAAAATTTATTCCCTAA
- the devC gene encoding ABC transporter permease DevC: MNFSFLKFRKIPLAWLLLTRQPLRLAVAIAGISFAGILMFMQLGFRDGLFDTSVTIHKLLDADLVLISPRSKSSISMSGFPKRRLIQTLAVEDVEKTAPVNLNYLLWRNPENLKTRSILALGFNPNDSLLLDEGFSKKAYKLRNPSRVLFDKLSRPEFGPIEEWFLSNQKVETEVAGKRVIVEGLVALGPSFGADGNLITSRETFLRLFPANPPGSIEIGLVKLKKGSDPELISKILNNSLPNDVRVLTKNQFIEFEKNYWKNSTAIGFIFSLGALMGFVVGCVVVYQILYSDVTDHLPEYATLLAMGYRLKSLFFVVAREGFLLALFGYLPAYFSGQILYSVIRNSTKLPIIMDAEKTILIFILVLVMCMGSAAVAMRKLVDADPAEIF; the protein is encoded by the coding sequence ATGAATTTTTCTTTTTTAAAATTTAGAAAAATCCCATTAGCTTGGTTATTGTTAACTAGGCAACCATTAAGATTGGCAGTTGCTATTGCTGGAATAAGTTTTGCAGGCATTTTAATGTTTATGCAGTTAGGTTTTAGGGATGGTTTATTTGATACGAGCGTAACTATTCATAAACTTTTAGATGCTGATCTGGTTTTGATTAGTCCTAGATCAAAAAGTTCTATAAGTATGAGTGGATTCCCAAAAAGAAGATTGATTCAAACTCTCGCAGTGGAAGATGTTGAAAAAACTGCTCCCGTCAATCTAAATTATTTACTTTGGAGAAATCCCGAAAATCTTAAGACAAGATCTATACTCGCTCTAGGTTTTAATCCAAATGATTCACTTCTTTTAGATGAGGGATTCTCAAAGAAAGCTTATAAATTAAGGAATCCATCAAGAGTTTTGTTTGACAAACTTTCTAGACCTGAATTTGGACCAATTGAAGAATGGTTTTTATCAAATCAAAAAGTTGAAACAGAAGTGGCTGGGAAAAGAGTAATTGTTGAAGGTCTAGTGGCGTTGGGACCATCTTTTGGTGCAGATGGTAATTTGATAACTAGCCGAGAAACCTTCTTAAGGCTTTTTCCTGCAAATCCTCCTGGGAGCATAGAAATTGGTTTAGTTAAGCTTAAAAAAGGATCTGATCCTGAATTGATTTCAAAAATTTTAAACAACTCACTCCCTAATGATGTTCGAGTTCTTACAAAAAATCAATTTATAGAATTTGAAAAGAATTATTGGAAAAATAGTACTGCTATAGGTTTTATATTTAGTTTGGGAGCTTTGATGGGTTTCGTTGTAGGGTGTGTTGTCGTTTATCAAATTCTTTATAGTGACGTTACTGACCACCTTCCGGAGTATGCGACTTTATTGGCCATGGGTTATAGATTGAAATCTCTTTTCTTTGTCGTAGCCAGAGAAGGGTTTTTGTTAGCGTTATTTGGATACTTGCCTGCTTATTTCTCTGGTCAAATACTTTACTCAGTAATAAGAAATTCTACTAAACTGCCAATAATTATGGATGCAGAGAAAACTATCCTAATTTTTATTTTGGTTTTAGTTATGTGCATGGGGTCTGCCGCTGTAGCGATGCGTAAATTAGTTGACGCTGATCCTGCCGAAATTTTTTAG